In one Primulina huaijiensis isolate GDHJ02 unplaced genomic scaffold, ASM1229523v2 scaffold26229_ERROPOS72855+, whole genome shotgun sequence genomic region, the following are encoded:
- the LOC140967682 gene encoding transcription factor bHLH76-like isoform X2, translating into MDMVAAIESEKETENPGNYLACNLSSNWQVNGNNLTNTSVEMISMNNSTVEPSACSAASMVDSFCPQNWDQQANSETLSNLDSVRANLGWNPNQILRSGVFLPAVPGMIHQSLPHFPADSAFIQRAARFSSFSGGNFGEMMNSFTVPDPLNPYSHTFALMQGPHEIFRGNGYEMNLAEASKEASFPVEYGTEMSPLQNEKRCGNFLRSQDEVKNAVDILRNESGMDEFNNRDPIEKFEDAAVESSGQGLGSKKRKRIAQNEKKEAPQPFVETEKDHVESKPKGDQDPASSSKPVGKQGKQGSQGSDIPKEEYIHVRARRGQATNSHSLAERVRREKISERMKYLQDLVPGCSKVTGKAVMLDEIINYVQSLQRQVEFLSMKLATVNPRLEFNIEAFLAKDVHQPRTGLPSSLTIPPDMNLLYPPLHPSQPTIIQSGIPALGNSSDALRRAINLRSTAVGEEFKEPSSQVPNAWEDELHNVVQKGFNSSPTIDEQDLSGILHILKSSFIYRLRC; encoded by the exons ATGGATATGGTTGCCGCCATTGAGTCGGAGAAGGAGACTGAAAATCCTGGAAACTATCTCGCATGTAATTTATCCTCGAACTGGCAAGTGAATGGAAACAATCTGACAAATACATCTGTTGAAATGATTTCAATGAACAATTCAACGGTAGAGCCTTCTGCTTGCTCCGCTGCCTCAATGGTTGATTCTTTTTGTCCTCAGAATTGGGACCAGCAAGCAAATAGTGAAACTTTGAGTAATCTTGATTCGGTAAGAGCTAATCTTGGTTGGAACCCAAATCAAATCCTTAGAAGCGGTGTCTTTCTACCTGCTGTTCCGGGGATGATTCATCAGAGCTTGCCTCACTTTCCAGCGGATTCAGCTTTTATCCAACGAGCAGCGAGGTTTTCGAGCTTCAGTGGTGGGAATTTTGGGGAAATGATGAATTCCTTCACCGTGCCAGATCCTCTGAATCCATATTCTCACACTTTTGCTTTAATGCAAGGGCCACATGAGATTTTTCGAGGTAATGGATATGAAATGAACTTGGCTGAAGCTTCTAAAGAGGCTTCATTTCCTGTCGAGTATGGCACGGAAATGAGCCCACTCCAGAATGAGAAAAGGTGTGGAAATTTTCTTCGGTCTCAAGACGAAGTGAAAAATGCAGTTGATATATTGCGTAATGAGTCTGGTATGGATGAATTTAATAATCGTGATCCAATAGAGAAGTTTGAAGATGCAGCCGTGGAGTCTTCTGGTCAAGGGCTTGGCTCCAAGAAAAGGAAGAGAATTGCTCAG AATGAAAAAAAGGAAGCCCCACAGCCATTTGTTGAAACAGAAAAGGACCATGTTGAAAGTAAACCAAAGGGCGATCAAGACCCAGCTTCGAGCAGTAAACCTGTTGGCAAACAAGGTAAGCAGGGATCCCAAGGATCAGACATACCCAAGGAAGAATATATACATGTTAGAGCACGAAGAGGTCAGGCCACAAACAGCCACAGTCTTGCTGAAAGG GTGAGGAGGGAAAAGATCAGTGAAAGGATGAAGTACCTTCAGGATCTCGTTCCTGGTTGCAGCAAG GTTACAGGAAAAGCAGTTATGCTGGATGAGATCATCAATTATGTGCAATCACTGCAGCGACAGGTGGAG TTCCTGTCCATGAAGCTTGCGACAGTTAATCCACGGCTCGAATTCAACATTGAAGCATTCCTAGCTAAAGAT GTCCATCAACCTAGAACTGGTCTGCCGTCTTCATTAACTATTCCTCCTGATATGAATCTGCTTTATCCTCCTCTACATCCATCACAACCCACAATAATTCAATCAGGCATTCCTGCTTTAGGAAACTCTTCAGACGCTCTTCGAAGAGCAATTAATCTTCGATCAACTGCTGTTGGTGAAGAATTCAAAGAACCTTCATCACAA GTTCCCAATGCCTGGGAAGATGAGCTTCACAACGTTGTTCAAAAGGGCTTCAACTCAAGTCCAACtattgatgaacaagatttaaGTGGTATTTTGCATATCCTCAAATCTAGCTTCATTTATAGATTAAGATGTTAA
- the LOC140967682 gene encoding transcription factor bHLH76-like isoform X3: protein MDMVAAIESEKETENPGNYLACNLSSNWQVNGNNLTNTSVEMISMNNSTVEPSACSAASMVDSFCPQNWDQQANSETLSNLDSVRANLGWNPNQILRSGVFLPAVPGMIHQSLPHFPADSAFIQRAARFSSFSGGNFGEMMNSFTVPDPLNPYSHTFALMQGPHEIFRGNGYEMNLAEASKEASFPVEYGTEMSPLQNEKRCGNFLRSQDEVKNAVDILRNESGMDEFNNRDPIEKFEDAAVESSGQGLGSKKRKRIAQNEKKEAPQPFVETEKDHVESKPKGDQDPASSSKPVGKQGKQGSQGSDIPKEEYIHVRARRGQATNSHSLAERVRREKISERMKYLQDLVPGCSKVTGKAVMLDEIINYVQSLQRQVEFLSMKLATVNPRLEFNIEAFLAKDVHQPRTGLPSSLTIPPDMNLLYPPLHPSQPTIIQSGIPALGNSSDALRRAINLRSTAVGEEFKEPSSQQVPNAWEDELHNVVQKGFNSSPTIDEQDLSDSPPLHMKAET, encoded by the exons ATGGATATGGTTGCCGCCATTGAGTCGGAGAAGGAGACTGAAAATCCTGGAAACTATCTCGCATGTAATTTATCCTCGAACTGGCAAGTGAATGGAAACAATCTGACAAATACATCTGTTGAAATGATTTCAATGAACAATTCAACGGTAGAGCCTTCTGCTTGCTCCGCTGCCTCAATGGTTGATTCTTTTTGTCCTCAGAATTGGGACCAGCAAGCAAATAGTGAAACTTTGAGTAATCTTGATTCGGTAAGAGCTAATCTTGGTTGGAACCCAAATCAAATCCTTAGAAGCGGTGTCTTTCTACCTGCTGTTCCGGGGATGATTCATCAGAGCTTGCCTCACTTTCCAGCGGATTCAGCTTTTATCCAACGAGCAGCGAGGTTTTCGAGCTTCAGTGGTGGGAATTTTGGGGAAATGATGAATTCCTTCACCGTGCCAGATCCTCTGAATCCATATTCTCACACTTTTGCTTTAATGCAAGGGCCACATGAGATTTTTCGAGGTAATGGATATGAAATGAACTTGGCTGAAGCTTCTAAAGAGGCTTCATTTCCTGTCGAGTATGGCACGGAAATGAGCCCACTCCAGAATGAGAAAAGGTGTGGAAATTTTCTTCGGTCTCAAGACGAAGTGAAAAATGCAGTTGATATATTGCGTAATGAGTCTGGTATGGATGAATTTAATAATCGTGATCCAATAGAGAAGTTTGAAGATGCAGCCGTGGAGTCTTCTGGTCAAGGGCTTGGCTCCAAGAAAAGGAAGAGAATTGCTCAG AATGAAAAAAAGGAAGCCCCACAGCCATTTGTTGAAACAGAAAAGGACCATGTTGAAAGTAAACCAAAGGGCGATCAAGACCCAGCTTCGAGCAGTAAACCTGTTGGCAAACAAGGTAAGCAGGGATCCCAAGGATCAGACATACCCAAGGAAGAATATATACATGTTAGAGCACGAAGAGGTCAGGCCACAAACAGCCACAGTCTTGCTGAAAGG GTGAGGAGGGAAAAGATCAGTGAAAGGATGAAGTACCTTCAGGATCTCGTTCCTGGTTGCAGCAAG GTTACAGGAAAAGCAGTTATGCTGGATGAGATCATCAATTATGTGCAATCACTGCAGCGACAGGTGGAG TTCCTGTCCATGAAGCTTGCGACAGTTAATCCACGGCTCGAATTCAACATTGAAGCATTCCTAGCTAAAGAT GTCCATCAACCTAGAACTGGTCTGCCGTCTTCATTAACTATTCCTCCTGATATGAATCTGCTTTATCCTCCTCTACATCCATCACAACCCACAATAATTCAATCAGGCATTCCTGCTTTAGGAAACTCTTCAGACGCTCTTCGAAGAGCAATTAATCTTCGATCAACTGCTGTTGGTGAAGAATTCAAAGAACCTTCATCACAA CAGGTTCCCAATGCCTGGGAAGATGAGCTTCACAACGTTGTTCAAAAGGGCTTCAACTCAAGTCCAACtattgatgaacaagatttaaGTG ATTCTCCACCACTCCACATGAAAGCTGAAACCTGA
- the LOC140967682 gene encoding transcription factor bHLH76-like isoform X4, which translates to MDMVAAIESEKETENPGNYLACNLSSNWQVNGNNLTNTSVEMISMNNSTVEPSACSAASMVDSFCPQNWDQQANSETLSNLDSVRANLGWNPNQILRSGVFLPAVPGMIHQSLPHFPADSAFIQRAARFSSFSGGNFGEMMNSFTVPDPLNPYSHTFALMQGPHEIFRGNGYEMNLAEASKEASFPVEYGTEMSPLQNEKRCGNFLRSQDEVKNAVDILRNESGMDEFNNRDPIEKFEDAAVESSGQGLGSKKRKRIAQNEKKEAPQPFVETEKDHVESKPKGDQDPASSSKPVGKQGKQGSQGSDIPKEEYIHVRARRGQATNSHSLAERVRREKISERMKYLQDLVPGCSKVTGKAVMLDEIINYVQSLQRQVEFLSMKLATVNPRLEFNIEAFLAKDVHQPRTGLPSSLTIPPDMNLLYPPLHPSQPTIIQSGIPALGNSSDALRRAINLRSTAVGEEFKEPSSQVPNAWEDELHNVVQKGFNSSPTIDEQDLSDSPPLHMKAET; encoded by the exons ATGGATATGGTTGCCGCCATTGAGTCGGAGAAGGAGACTGAAAATCCTGGAAACTATCTCGCATGTAATTTATCCTCGAACTGGCAAGTGAATGGAAACAATCTGACAAATACATCTGTTGAAATGATTTCAATGAACAATTCAACGGTAGAGCCTTCTGCTTGCTCCGCTGCCTCAATGGTTGATTCTTTTTGTCCTCAGAATTGGGACCAGCAAGCAAATAGTGAAACTTTGAGTAATCTTGATTCGGTAAGAGCTAATCTTGGTTGGAACCCAAATCAAATCCTTAGAAGCGGTGTCTTTCTACCTGCTGTTCCGGGGATGATTCATCAGAGCTTGCCTCACTTTCCAGCGGATTCAGCTTTTATCCAACGAGCAGCGAGGTTTTCGAGCTTCAGTGGTGGGAATTTTGGGGAAATGATGAATTCCTTCACCGTGCCAGATCCTCTGAATCCATATTCTCACACTTTTGCTTTAATGCAAGGGCCACATGAGATTTTTCGAGGTAATGGATATGAAATGAACTTGGCTGAAGCTTCTAAAGAGGCTTCATTTCCTGTCGAGTATGGCACGGAAATGAGCCCACTCCAGAATGAGAAAAGGTGTGGAAATTTTCTTCGGTCTCAAGACGAAGTGAAAAATGCAGTTGATATATTGCGTAATGAGTCTGGTATGGATGAATTTAATAATCGTGATCCAATAGAGAAGTTTGAAGATGCAGCCGTGGAGTCTTCTGGTCAAGGGCTTGGCTCCAAGAAAAGGAAGAGAATTGCTCAG AATGAAAAAAAGGAAGCCCCACAGCCATTTGTTGAAACAGAAAAGGACCATGTTGAAAGTAAACCAAAGGGCGATCAAGACCCAGCTTCGAGCAGTAAACCTGTTGGCAAACAAGGTAAGCAGGGATCCCAAGGATCAGACATACCCAAGGAAGAATATATACATGTTAGAGCACGAAGAGGTCAGGCCACAAACAGCCACAGTCTTGCTGAAAGG GTGAGGAGGGAAAAGATCAGTGAAAGGATGAAGTACCTTCAGGATCTCGTTCCTGGTTGCAGCAAG GTTACAGGAAAAGCAGTTATGCTGGATGAGATCATCAATTATGTGCAATCACTGCAGCGACAGGTGGAG TTCCTGTCCATGAAGCTTGCGACAGTTAATCCACGGCTCGAATTCAACATTGAAGCATTCCTAGCTAAAGAT GTCCATCAACCTAGAACTGGTCTGCCGTCTTCATTAACTATTCCTCCTGATATGAATCTGCTTTATCCTCCTCTACATCCATCACAACCCACAATAATTCAATCAGGCATTCCTGCTTTAGGAAACTCTTCAGACGCTCTTCGAAGAGCAATTAATCTTCGATCAACTGCTGTTGGTGAAGAATTCAAAGAACCTTCATCACAA GTTCCCAATGCCTGGGAAGATGAGCTTCACAACGTTGTTCAAAAGGGCTTCAACTCAAGTCCAACtattgatgaacaagatttaaGTG ATTCTCCACCACTCCACATGAAAGCTGAAACCTGA
- the LOC140967682 gene encoding transcription factor bHLH76-like isoform X1, which produces MDMVAAIESEKETENPGNYLACNLSSNWQVNGNNLTNTSVEMISMNNSTVEPSACSAASMVDSFCPQNWDQQANSETLSNLDSVRANLGWNPNQILRSGVFLPAVPGMIHQSLPHFPADSAFIQRAARFSSFSGGNFGEMMNSFTVPDPLNPYSHTFALMQGPHEIFRGNGYEMNLAEASKEASFPVEYGTEMSPLQNEKRCGNFLRSQDEVKNAVDILRNESGMDEFNNRDPIEKFEDAAVESSGQGLGSKKRKRIAQNEKKEAPQPFVETEKDHVESKPKGDQDPASSSKPVGKQGKQGSQGSDIPKEEYIHVRARRGQATNSHSLAERVRREKISERMKYLQDLVPGCSKVTGKAVMLDEIINYVQSLQRQVEFLSMKLATVNPRLEFNIEAFLAKDVHQPRTGLPSSLTIPPDMNLLYPPLHPSQPTIIQSGIPALGNSSDALRRAINLRSTAVGEEFKEPSSQQVPNAWEDELHNVVQKGFNSSPTIDEQDLSGILHILKSSFIYRLRC; this is translated from the exons ATGGATATGGTTGCCGCCATTGAGTCGGAGAAGGAGACTGAAAATCCTGGAAACTATCTCGCATGTAATTTATCCTCGAACTGGCAAGTGAATGGAAACAATCTGACAAATACATCTGTTGAAATGATTTCAATGAACAATTCAACGGTAGAGCCTTCTGCTTGCTCCGCTGCCTCAATGGTTGATTCTTTTTGTCCTCAGAATTGGGACCAGCAAGCAAATAGTGAAACTTTGAGTAATCTTGATTCGGTAAGAGCTAATCTTGGTTGGAACCCAAATCAAATCCTTAGAAGCGGTGTCTTTCTACCTGCTGTTCCGGGGATGATTCATCAGAGCTTGCCTCACTTTCCAGCGGATTCAGCTTTTATCCAACGAGCAGCGAGGTTTTCGAGCTTCAGTGGTGGGAATTTTGGGGAAATGATGAATTCCTTCACCGTGCCAGATCCTCTGAATCCATATTCTCACACTTTTGCTTTAATGCAAGGGCCACATGAGATTTTTCGAGGTAATGGATATGAAATGAACTTGGCTGAAGCTTCTAAAGAGGCTTCATTTCCTGTCGAGTATGGCACGGAAATGAGCCCACTCCAGAATGAGAAAAGGTGTGGAAATTTTCTTCGGTCTCAAGACGAAGTGAAAAATGCAGTTGATATATTGCGTAATGAGTCTGGTATGGATGAATTTAATAATCGTGATCCAATAGAGAAGTTTGAAGATGCAGCCGTGGAGTCTTCTGGTCAAGGGCTTGGCTCCAAGAAAAGGAAGAGAATTGCTCAG AATGAAAAAAAGGAAGCCCCACAGCCATTTGTTGAAACAGAAAAGGACCATGTTGAAAGTAAACCAAAGGGCGATCAAGACCCAGCTTCGAGCAGTAAACCTGTTGGCAAACAAGGTAAGCAGGGATCCCAAGGATCAGACATACCCAAGGAAGAATATATACATGTTAGAGCACGAAGAGGTCAGGCCACAAACAGCCACAGTCTTGCTGAAAGG GTGAGGAGGGAAAAGATCAGTGAAAGGATGAAGTACCTTCAGGATCTCGTTCCTGGTTGCAGCAAG GTTACAGGAAAAGCAGTTATGCTGGATGAGATCATCAATTATGTGCAATCACTGCAGCGACAGGTGGAG TTCCTGTCCATGAAGCTTGCGACAGTTAATCCACGGCTCGAATTCAACATTGAAGCATTCCTAGCTAAAGAT GTCCATCAACCTAGAACTGGTCTGCCGTCTTCATTAACTATTCCTCCTGATATGAATCTGCTTTATCCTCCTCTACATCCATCACAACCCACAATAATTCAATCAGGCATTCCTGCTTTAGGAAACTCTTCAGACGCTCTTCGAAGAGCAATTAATCTTCGATCAACTGCTGTTGGTGAAGAATTCAAAGAACCTTCATCACAA CAGGTTCCCAATGCCTGGGAAGATGAGCTTCACAACGTTGTTCAAAAGGGCTTCAACTCAAGTCCAACtattgatgaacaagatttaaGTGGTATTTTGCATATCCTCAAATCTAGCTTCATTTATAGATTAAGATGTTAA
- the LOC140967683 gene encoding uncharacterized protein translates to MASFAVEDFVGNGCLKELLPRLLEEGWDDVPTLKVMNSEDMEDIGMTQQHKNALEIRSYLHDRALMQYGDKLEATQKCLPEILSLSSADLSAQFGMKRGHTARFTDRTSACAADPLPPSYNLPPRRRNTISTVGSGKLSSMRKNSDGVNDSASKQSMASFKNVDGYMFKGIVAAVPEEPRACGCVSPPPIVENVAPYSSIENVSVQRLAPEYKIGFDRLIKTKTPPMKASEIWREKPAILLCIRRPGCIMCRAEAHQLYSKKPIFDALGVQLYAVLHEHIETEVKDFWPRYWGGVVLFDRGQEFFKALGGGKLLKDKFISGFLLNPRAIANYKRAKAIGVDQNFKGEGEIKGGLFIVGRGKNGIAFQFIERNFGDWAPLAEVIEICTRIQNPPDSRSEATKSIKGVEK, encoded by the exons ATGGCTTCTTTTGCAGTAGAGGATTTCGTTGGGAATGGATGCCTTAAAGAACTACTGCCAAGGTTGTTGGAAGAAGGGTGGGATGATGTGCCCACTTTGAAGGTGATGAACTCTGAAGACATGGAAGACATTGGCATGACTCAACAGCACAag AATGCACTAGAAATTAGGTCATACTTACATGATCGTGCACTAATGCAATATGGAGACAAATTAGAGGCCACACAAAAATGCCTACCTGAGATTCTTAGCTTGAGTAGTGCGGACCTTTCTGCACAATTTGGTATGAAACGAGGCCATACTGCTCGTTTCACAGACCGCACCAGTGCTTGTGCTGCAGATCCTTTGCCACCATCATATAACCTTCCACCAAGAAGAAGAAACACGATTTCTACAGTCGGCTCTGGAAAACTGTCCAGTATGAGAAAAAATAGCGATGGAGTCAATGATTCTGCATCAAAACAATCTATGGCGAGTTTCAAGAATGTTGATGGATATATGTTTAAGGGAATTGTAGCAGCAGTGCCTGAAGAACCTAGAGCTTGCGGTTGTGTGTCGCCTCCCCCAATCGTTGAAAATGTGGCTCCCTATTCGAGTATTGAGAATGTCTCAGTTCAGAGGCTTGCTCCCGAGTATAAGATTGGATTTGATCGTTTGATCAAAACGAAGACACCTCCAATGAAGGCTTCTGAAATATGGCGTGAGAAACCAGCTATTCTTCTCTGTATCCGCCGGCCTGG GTGCATTATGTGTAGAGCTGAAGCCCATCAGCTGTATTCCAAGAAACCAATATTTGATGCTCTTGGGGTTCAACTATATGCTGTTCTTCATGAGCACATAGAAACTGAG gtaaaggaTTTCTGGCCTAGATACTGGGGCGGAGTTGTGCTCTTTGACAGGGGACAAGAGTTTTTCAAGGCTTTGGGTGGAGGGAAGCTACTCAAGGACAAGTTCATCTCTGGTTTCTTGCTCAATCCGAGAGCCATTGCAAATTACAAGCGAGCAAAAGCTATTGGAGTGGATCAAAACTTTAAAGGTGAAGGGGAGATCAAGGGTGGACTCTTCATAGTTGGGAGAGGAAAGAATGGCATCGCTTTTCAGTTCATTGAGAGAAACTTCGGCGACTGGGCACCACTGGCTGAAGTTATAGAGATCTGCACTCGTATTCAG AACCCACCCGATAGCCGGTCCGAGGCAACAAAATCGATAAAAGGTGTAGAAAAATGA